From the Sphingomonas phyllosphaerae 5.2 genome, one window contains:
- a CDS encoding TonB-dependent receptor plug domain-containing protein produces MRSTPIVRALWLAGMMTAASTALANAALAQTAQPAPSPAPDASDPAPTGDIVVTGSRIARPDYQAPNPIVSYGDAAIRQSGNTNVTTFLQRVPALTNSVDSGDSAGPNRPGGQLFGAAGLNLLDLRGLGPARTLVLVNGRRHVAGQIDTAAVDINAIPTDLIERVDVLTGGASAVYGADGVSGVVNFILKRDFDGVAARTQFGVSERGDAGNRFGSVMAGRNFAGGRGNVTAYYEYNADDRVRYEDRDYLRGDRRQYVVSNPAYAGPGSGTFQQGLAGDLRYPGGSPAGVIDIGGTLYNGDGSRYDPGTRVGGGFVSGGSATPVAGYVGDLLPQTERHAANLLAHYDVSDAFQLSVEGKFVQSTATTFGGFSGNYTGNSSTLDNPLVPTTLRDAAFANSQLVLASNRNNTDFPRLGESDRRRTWRGVVAATGRLSDHARYDVSYTYGQTDVRITKRNDRWEDRYYAALDVVTDPATGRATCRSNLNPAAVQVPTVSFTPGAGSGCLPLNTFGVNVYDPAALAWTINDNVSTARVTQSVANAALTGDFGALFALPGGPVRFALGGEYRRETSRFRPNAFLTGEQWYQYDEGDKFDPLFVISPSRGAFDVWEGFGELELPLLSDLPFAETLTVGAAGRYSDYSTIGNTRAYQFNGLWAPVRDISFRGSYSQAVRAPNIGELFAPTGPATNYFVDPCYVENRGSGSSSRAANCATLITGLGGNPATFTADNNPDASVLINGARSGNPDLRQETARTWTAGMVLRPRFVAGLAVAVDWYDIRLRDAISVADANTVASLCVDQPSLDNGFCSSIRRAQGNGYINGYTIQPQNVAEYRTAGLDLNVNYAVRTGRFGDIDLRFVGGYLHRLTQIATPGAQSEDQVDQIGRPKFNFVFSPTWTLDRITISYNLRWVDAMRRFPKQATDNSPDYAPAALLRYDEVWQHDVQAQVAVNDAMSFYGGVNNVGDQRPGVDSVDQPISPLGRYFYAGARVRFGR; encoded by the coding sequence ATGAGGTCTACGCCGATCGTGCGGGCGCTATGGCTCGCCGGGATGATGACTGCGGCGTCCACCGCCCTCGCCAACGCTGCCCTCGCGCAGACCGCCCAACCTGCGCCGTCCCCTGCACCCGATGCGAGCGATCCTGCCCCGACCGGCGACATCGTCGTGACCGGCTCGCGGATCGCGCGGCCCGACTATCAGGCGCCCAATCCGATCGTCTCCTACGGCGATGCCGCGATCCGCCAGTCCGGCAACACCAACGTCACGACCTTCCTGCAACGCGTGCCCGCGTTGACCAACTCGGTCGACAGCGGCGACAGCGCCGGGCCGAACCGGCCGGGCGGGCAGTTGTTCGGGGCGGCGGGGTTGAACCTGCTCGATCTGCGCGGGCTCGGCCCGGCCCGCACGCTGGTGCTGGTCAACGGCCGACGCCATGTCGCCGGACAGATCGACACCGCCGCGGTCGATATCAACGCGATCCCGACCGACCTGATCGAGCGCGTCGACGTGCTGACCGGCGGTGCATCCGCCGTCTATGGCGCGGATGGCGTGTCGGGCGTGGTCAACTTCATCCTGAAACGCGATTTCGACGGTGTCGCGGCGCGCACGCAGTTCGGCGTGTCCGAGCGCGGCGACGCCGGCAACCGCTTCGGCTCGGTGATGGCGGGGCGCAATTTCGCCGGGGGCCGCGGCAACGTGACCGCTTATTACGAATACAACGCCGACGACCGGGTCCGCTACGAAGACCGCGACTATCTGCGTGGCGACCGCCGCCAGTATGTCGTGTCCAATCCCGCCTATGCCGGGCCGGGCTCGGGCACCTTCCAGCAGGGATTGGCCGGCGACCTGCGCTATCCCGGCGGATCGCCGGCCGGGGTGATCGACATCGGCGGCACGCTCTATAACGGTGATGGATCGCGCTACGATCCGGGCACCAGGGTCGGCGGCGGGTTCGTCTCCGGCGGCAGCGCGACGCCGGTCGCAGGCTATGTCGGCGACCTGTTGCCGCAGACCGAGCGGCACGCTGCCAACCTGCTCGCGCATTACGACGTCTCGGATGCCTTCCAGCTGAGCGTCGAGGGCAAGTTCGTCCAGTCGACCGCGACCACCTTCGGCGGCTTCTCGGGTAATTACACCGGCAATTCCAGCACGCTCGACAATCCGTTGGTCCCGACGACGCTCCGCGACGCCGCGTTCGCGAACTCGCAGCTGGTGCTCGCGTCGAACCGCAACAACACCGATTTCCCGCGGCTCGGCGAAAGCGACCGGCGGCGGACGTGGCGCGGCGTCGTCGCGGCGACCGGACGCCTCAGCGATCATGCCCGCTACGACGTTTCCTATACCTACGGCCAGACCGACGTGCGGATCACCAAGCGCAACGATCGCTGGGAGGATCGCTATTACGCCGCGCTCGACGTGGTGACCGATCCCGCGACCGGGCGCGCGACGTGCCGGTCGAACCTGAACCCCGCGGCCGTGCAGGTGCCGACCGTCAGCTTTACGCCGGGCGCCGGCAGCGGGTGCCTGCCGCTCAACACCTTCGGCGTGAACGTCTACGATCCGGCGGCGCTGGCGTGGACGATCAACGACAACGTCAGCACCGCGCGCGTCACGCAATCGGTCGCCAATGCCGCGCTGACCGGCGATTTCGGCGCGCTGTTCGCACTGCCGGGCGGTCCGGTCCGCTTCGCGCTCGGCGGAGAATATCGTCGCGAGACCAGCCGGTTCCGGCCGAACGCCTTCCTGACGGGGGAGCAATGGTATCAATATGACGAGGGCGACAAGTTCGACCCGTTGTTCGTCATCTCGCCCTCGCGCGGCGCCTTCGACGTGTGGGAGGGGTTCGGCGAGCTCGAGCTGCCGCTGTTGAGCGACCTGCCCTTCGCGGAGACGCTGACGGTCGGCGCGGCCGGGCGTTATTCCGACTATTCGACGATCGGCAACACGCGCGCCTATCAGTTCAACGGGCTGTGGGCGCCGGTGCGCGACATCAGCTTCCGCGGCTCGTACAGTCAGGCGGTGCGTGCGCCCAACATCGGCGAGCTGTTCGCGCCGACCGGCCCGGCCACCAATTACTTCGTAGATCCCTGCTACGTCGAGAACCGCGGCAGCGGATCGTCCTCGCGCGCCGCCAATTGCGCCACGCTCATCACCGGGCTCGGCGGCAACCCGGCCACCTTCACTGCCGACAACAATCCCGATGCCTCGGTGCTCATCAACGGCGCGCGCAGCGGCAACCCGGACCTGCGCCAGGAAACCGCACGGACGTGGACCGCCGGGATGGTGCTGCGCCCGCGGTTCGTCGCCGGGCTCGCGGTGGCGGTCGACTGGTACGACATCCGGCTGCGCGACGCGATCAGCGTGGCGGACGCCAACACCGTCGCCTCCTTGTGCGTCGACCAGCCATCGCTCGACAACGGCTTCTGTTCGTCGATCCGACGCGCGCAGGGCAACGGCTATATCAACGGCTATACGATCCAGCCGCAGAACGTCGCGGAGTATCGCACCGCCGGACTCGATCTAAACGTGAACTACGCGGTACGCACCGGACGATTTGGTGACATCGACCTGCGTTTTGTGGGTGGATACCTGCACCGGCTGACACAGATCGCGACCCCGGGGGCGCAATCCGAGGATCAGGTCGACCAGATCGGGCGACCGAAGTTCAACTTCGTCTTCTCGCCGACGTGGACGCTGGATCGCATCACGATCAGCTATAATCTGCGCTGGGTCGATGCGATGCGGCGCTTTCCCAAGCAAGCTACGGACAACAGCCCGGATTATGCGCCCGCCGCGCTGCTGCGCTACGACGAGGTGTGGCAGCACGACGTGCAGGCGCAGGTCGCCGTCAACGACGCCATGTCCTTCTACGGCGGGGTGAATAACGTCGGCGACCAGCGGCCGGGCGTGGATTCGGTCGATCAGCCGATCTCACCGCTCGGCCGCTACTTCTACGCGGGCGCGCGGGTACGGTTCGGGCGATAG
- a CDS encoding ABC transporter ATP-binding protein: protein MASSDFAVIADGLVKQYDDRRVVDGVDLAVPGGAIYGVLGPNGAGKTTTLRMILGIIEPDAGTRSLLGAHHPRDAGDRVGYLPEERGLYPSMKARDAVAFMGALRGLDWQTGRARAAEMMEAAGLGHAVDEKIRKLSKGMAQLVQLLGALVHHPDLLVLDEPFSGLDPVNQERLEALILAERDRGATILFSTHVMQHAQRLCDRLAIIAGGKRRFEGTVEEARAMLPQQVQYVPNNADIHLAQMLPPSALPQGEGWRFELPKEGIETLLKRLVDAGYGIKGLSIERPGLHEAFVRIVGQAAAPPAPTPAPEHRA from the coding sequence GTGGCATCCAGCGATTTTGCCGTCATCGCCGACGGTCTGGTGAAGCAGTACGATGATCGGCGGGTGGTCGACGGGGTCGATCTCGCGGTGCCGGGCGGCGCCATCTACGGCGTGCTGGGGCCGAACGGCGCCGGCAAGACCACGACGCTGCGCATGATTCTGGGGATCATCGAGCCCGACGCCGGGACGCGCTCGCTGCTGGGCGCGCATCATCCTCGTGATGCCGGCGATCGCGTCGGCTATCTGCCTGAAGAGCGAGGACTTTATCCTTCCATGAAGGCGCGCGATGCGGTGGCGTTCATGGGCGCATTGCGCGGCCTCGACTGGCAGACAGGGCGGGCGCGCGCGGCCGAGATGATGGAAGCCGCGGGGCTGGGCCACGCGGTCGACGAGAAGATCCGCAAGCTTTCCAAGGGAATGGCGCAGCTCGTCCAGTTGCTGGGCGCGTTGGTCCACCACCCGGACCTGCTGGTGCTCGACGAGCCGTTCTCGGGGCTGGATCCGGTCAATCAGGAACGGCTTGAGGCGTTGATCCTGGCCGAGCGCGACCGCGGCGCGACGATCCTGTTCTCCACCCACGTCATGCAACATGCGCAGCGACTGTGCGACCGGCTGGCGATCATCGCCGGGGGCAAGCGGCGGTTCGAAGGAACGGTCGAGGAGGCGCGGGCGATGTTGCCGCAACAGGTACAATACGTGCCCAACAACGCCGACATCCACCTCGCGCAGATGCTGCCACCAAGCGCCCTTCCACAAGGGGAAGGGTGGCGTTTCGAACTACCAAAAGAGGGAATCGAGACGCTTTTGAAGCGACTTGTCGACGCCGGATACGGCATCAAGGGGCTTTCGATCGAGCGCCCCGGATTGCACGAAGCCTTCGTGCGGATCGTCGGGCAGGCGGCCGCGCCCCCCGCCCCCACGCCTGCGCCGGAGCATCGGGCATGA
- a CDS encoding ABC transporter permease translates to MSPLRRQIRQTLTIARRDFTATVFTPIFLLFLFAPVIMGSFGAIGGLGAASASQGSADKARLVVMLPAGDMAAVRAADTRLRPLFGGEARPPAIVSHPPGPAPRALLGDRSVDVSAVLHGTLAKPAIIYAAGHRGEARYLAAIAHAAALDIQARARPAEPTVERVVGAAPSLGGRSTASFFAVFGIFFLTLFLSGQVVGTMAEERNNKVIEILAAAVPLESVFLGKLLGMYGVAVLFVAFWGTVISQIGLVLPGDMAGALQDLRPAIGVAPFALLFAAYFTTAYLLLGSVFLGVGAQASTMREVQMLSLPITIVQVAMFGLASSAVSHPGSWLASAAELFPLSSPFAMAGRAAGGTQWWPHAAALAWQLLWVAIFITVGARLFRRGVLQSGSAKPAWRRLFSRR, encoded by the coding sequence ATGAGCCCGCTGCGTCGTCAGATTCGCCAGACGCTGACCATCGCACGGCGCGATTTCACCGCGACGGTGTTTACGCCGATCTTCCTGCTGTTCCTGTTCGCGCCGGTCATCATGGGATCGTTCGGCGCGATCGGCGGACTGGGAGCGGCATCCGCGTCGCAAGGCTCGGCGGACAAGGCGCGGCTGGTGGTGATGTTGCCGGCTGGCGACATGGCAGCCGTGCGCGCGGCCGATACACGGCTGCGCCCGCTTTTCGGCGGCGAGGCGCGACCGCCCGCTATCGTCTCACATCCCCCCGGCCCGGCGCCGCGCGCGCTGCTCGGCGATCGCAGCGTCGATGTATCCGCCGTGCTGCATGGCACGCTGGCGAAGCCCGCGATCATCTATGCCGCCGGGCATCGTGGAGAGGCGCGCTACCTGGCCGCGATCGCGCATGCCGCCGCGTTGGACATCCAGGCGCGTGCCCGTCCCGCCGAGCCGACCGTGGAGCGGGTGGTCGGCGCCGCGCCGTCGCTGGGCGGGCGCAGCACCGCGTCGTTCTTCGCGGTGTTCGGAATTTTCTTCCTGACGCTGTTCCTGTCCGGTCAGGTCGTCGGTACGATGGCGGAGGAGCGCAACAACAAGGTCATCGAGATCCTTGCCGCCGCAGTGCCGCTGGAAAGCGTTTTCCTCGGCAAGCTGCTCGGCATGTACGGGGTCGCGGTGCTGTTCGTCGCATTCTGGGGCACGGTCATCAGCCAGATCGGACTGGTGCTGCCCGGCGACATGGCAGGGGCATTGCAGGACCTGCGTCCGGCGATCGGTGTCGCGCCGTTCGCTTTGTTGTTCGCTGCCTATTTCACGACCGCTTACCTGCTGCTGGGCTCCGTGTTCCTCGGGGTCGGCGCGCAGGCGTCGACGATGCGCGAGGTACAGATGCTGTCGCTGCCGATCACGATCGTGCAGGTGGCGATGTTCGGGCTGGCGTCGTCCGCGGTGTCGCATCCCGGCAGCTGGCTGGCGAGCGCCGCCGAACTGTTCCCCCTGTCCTCGCCGTTCGCGATGGCGGGGCGTGCGGCAGGCGGAACGCAATGGTGGCCCCATGCCGCCGCCCTGGCGTGGCAGCTTCTGTGGGTGGCGATTTTCATTACCGTCGGCGCACGGCTGTTCCGGCGTGGTGTGTTGCAATCCGGGAGCGCCAAGCCGGCGTGGCGGCGGCTGTTTTCACGGCGTTGA
- a CDS encoding TonB-dependent receptor: protein MRNNLFVGVAAVALVIPAAAMAQETTSAIRGTVTANGAPVAGATVTIVNVPTGGTSTVTTDASGSFNATGLRVGGPYTVSVAAPGFANTQVTEIQTVVAQSFELPIELTAETAGGADIVVTASRLPNARNLSQGPATVLSAAQIASVASVNRDVRDLMRRDPFARLDYSEGSGRAVSFAGQNARFNRFSVDGVPVTDNFGLNPDGLPTRRSPVPFDAIGQFQTKVAPYDVREGNFQGGAINAILKSGTNEFHGTGFYAYSADELTGKRTKAGPGVPTGRVTIPDFKYENYGAEISGPIIKDKLFFMVAGERIRAGTPITEGTPGNNAGTIIPNITDEAVSQIQQIAQSRYGYDTGGVLNNSDDQDDRLVAKLDANLSDTQRLSATYMYTKDSIRFGQNTQVGPASGTANAPGLGLESNGYVGSNRLHTGVAQLNSDWSDDFSTEVRGFYKNYLRGQDPILGRGFAQMQVCTAPTSDRGTFGAGSNSGSLGTGIDLSTNCQSGSGVVSFGPDISRQSNELTSRTWGGLVQTRYTRGDHDLRIFAEMQDTKINNLFVQRTAGDYYFDSIADFQAGNAQRFRYQNAVPTLDPVNGAARFRYQTYSFGIQDNWRISDLLTLSYGARYDMYGGGGSERPAFNQNFLNRYGYTNQSYISGRGVFQPRVGFDFKPTAGLTFRGGIGIFSGGSPDVYVSNSFSNTGFLTNSIDVTQNNNGAYSANTGQQILTGVNGTTVPGAANDLVRLPANTINAPTNALRPEFQLPSQWRGTLSADYDNDFGGFLGGGWHFGADFLWSGVRDQVYFADERVRATALRTPDGRVRYEAVTSFGDRFQDIVLTNTQRGRTFIGVARFDKSFDFGLNVFANYSYQDVKDQAPATSSTAGSNYANGAFLDGSGAAYGISNDEVRHFIKYGFTLDRAFFGDYKTNISLFGETRIGKPYSYTMQDASSNRSPIFGNVGTQARYLLYVPTSTTDALVSYGDRTVGGRVVTAAETQAALESLINGTDLSKYRGGVAPRNGFNSPWFTKIDLHLSQELPTGLGGSRITLFADVENVGNLINRKWGQIREYGFPYTVAAVQVQCLQRAVPTGTAPGAAQVSDTSQACAQYRYTAANVAPDQQNVISSRQSLYSVRIGARFTF, encoded by the coding sequence ATGCGAAACAACCTGTTCGTGGGTGTGGCTGCTGTCGCGCTGGTCATCCCGGCCGCCGCGATGGCGCAGGAGACCACCTCCGCGATCCGCGGCACGGTGACCGCCAATGGCGCGCCGGTTGCGGGGGCGACGGTGACGATCGTGAACGTACCGACCGGCGGCACGTCCACGGTCACGACCGATGCCAGCGGCAGCTTCAACGCCACCGGCTTGCGCGTCGGCGGCCCCTACACGGTGAGCGTCGCAGCACCGGGTTTCGCAAACACGCAGGTCACTGAAATCCAGACCGTCGTCGCGCAAAGCTTCGAACTGCCGATCGAGTTGACCGCCGAGACCGCCGGCGGTGCCGACATCGTCGTCACGGCATCGCGCCTGCCCAACGCCCGGAACCTGAGTCAGGGCCCGGCCACGGTGCTGTCGGCGGCGCAGATCGCCAGCGTCGCCTCCGTCAACCGTGACGTCCGCGACCTGATGCGCCGCGATCCGTTCGCGCGCCTCGACTATTCCGAAGGCAGCGGCCGCGCCGTCAGCTTCGCTGGCCAGAACGCGCGCTTCAACCGCTTCTCGGTCGACGGCGTGCCGGTGACCGACAATTTCGGTCTGAACCCGGACGGCCTGCCGACCCGTCGCTCGCCCGTCCCCTTCGATGCGATCGGTCAGTTCCAGACCAAGGTCGCACCGTATGACGTGCGCGAGGGCAACTTCCAGGGCGGCGCGATCAATGCCATCCTGAAGTCGGGCACCAACGAATTCCACGGCACCGGTTTCTACGCCTATTCGGCGGACGAACTGACCGGCAAGCGCACCAAGGCGGGTCCGGGCGTGCCGACCGGCCGGGTGACCATCCCGGACTTCAAGTACGAGAATTACGGTGCCGAAATTTCCGGTCCGATCATCAAGGACAAGCTGTTCTTCATGGTGGCGGGCGAGCGCATCCGCGCGGGCACGCCGATCACCGAAGGTACGCCGGGCAATAATGCCGGCACGATTATCCCGAACATCACCGACGAAGCGGTGTCGCAGATCCAGCAGATCGCGCAGAGCCGCTACGGCTACGACACCGGCGGCGTCCTGAACAATTCTGACGATCAGGACGACCGCTTGGTCGCCAAGCTGGATGCGAACCTGTCCGATACGCAGCGGCTGTCGGCGACGTACATGTACACCAAGGATTCGATCCGCTTCGGCCAGAACACCCAGGTCGGCCCGGCAAGCGGCACCGCCAACGCACCGGGTCTGGGGCTGGAGTCGAACGGCTATGTCGGGTCGAACCGGTTGCATACCGGCGTGGCCCAGCTGAACTCCGACTGGTCGGACGATTTCTCGACTGAAGTCCGCGGCTTTTACAAGAACTACCTGCGCGGGCAGGATCCGATCCTCGGCCGCGGCTTTGCACAGATGCAGGTCTGCACCGCGCCGACCTCTGATCGCGGCACTTTCGGCGCCGGCAGCAATTCGGGGAGCCTAGGCACCGGCATCGATCTGTCGACCAACTGCCAGTCGGGCAGCGGCGTGGTATCGTTCGGGCCGGACATCTCGCGCCAGTCGAACGAGCTGACCAGCCGTACCTGGGGCGGCCTCGTGCAGACGCGCTACACGCGCGGTGACCACGATCTACGTATCTTCGCCGAAATGCAGGATACGAAGATCAACAACCTGTTCGTGCAGCGCACCGCAGGCGATTATTACTTCGATTCAATTGCCGACTTCCAAGCCGGCAATGCGCAGCGATTCCGTTATCAGAACGCGGTACCGACGCTCGATCCTGTCAATGGCGCGGCACGCTTCCGCTACCAGACCTACTCGTTCGGCATCCAGGACAACTGGCGTATAAGCGACCTCCTGACGCTGTCTTATGGCGCACGCTATGACATGTATGGCGGCGGCGGATCGGAACGGCCGGCATTCAACCAGAACTTCCTCAATCGCTACGGCTATACCAACCAGAGCTACATCTCGGGCCGCGGCGTGTTTCAGCCGCGCGTCGGTTTCGACTTCAAGCCGACCGCCGGACTTACGTTCCGCGGCGGCATCGGCATCTTCTCCGGCGGATCGCCCGACGTGTACGTGTCGAACAGCTTCTCGAACACGGGCTTCCTGACCAACAGCATTGACGTCACGCAGAATAACAACGGGGCATACTCGGCCAACACCGGGCAACAAATACTGACGGGCGTGAACGGCACCACCGTTCCGGGTGCAGCCAACGACCTGGTGCGCTTGCCCGCCAATACGATCAACGCGCCGACCAACGCTCTTCGTCCCGAATTCCAGCTGCCATCGCAGTGGCGAGGCACGCTGTCGGCCGACTATGACAACGATTTTGGCGGCTTCCTTGGCGGCGGGTGGCATTTCGGTGCAGACTTCCTGTGGTCCGGCGTGCGCGATCAGGTCTATTTCGCCGACGAGCGTGTGCGCGCCACCGCGCTGCGCACACCAGATGGCCGGGTCCGTTACGAAGCGGTGACCAGTTTCGGTGATCGTTTTCAGGATATCGTACTGACGAACACTCAGCGCGGCCGGACCTTTATCGGCGTCGCGCGCTTCGACAAGTCTTTCGATTTCGGGTTGAACGTGTTCGCCAACTATTCGTACCAGGATGTGAAGGACCAGGCGCCTGCCACGTCCTCCACGGCCGGTTCGAACTACGCCAACGGTGCGTTCCTCGACGGAAGCGGCGCGGCCTACGGCATCTCGAACGACGAAGTCCGGCACTTCATCAAGTACGGCTTCACGCTCGATCGCGCCTTCTTCGGCGACTACAAGACCAACATCTCGCTGTTCGGCGAAACCCGCATCGGAAAGCCTTACAGCTACACGATGCAGGATGCGTCATCGAACCGGAGCCCGATCTTCGGCAACGTCGGCACGCAGGCGCGCTACCTGCTCTACGTGCCCACCTCAACCACCGATGCGCTGGTCAGCTACGGCGACCGCACCGTGGGCGGGCGCGTCGTGACGGCGGCGGAGACGCAAGCGGCGCTGGAGTCGCTCATCAACGGCACCGATCTCTCGAAATATCGCGGCGGCGTCGCGCCGCGCAACGGCTTCAACTCGCCGTGGTTCACGAAGATCGACCTTCACCTGTCGCAGGAACTGCCCACCGGCCTCGGCGGCAGCCGCATCACCCTGTTCGCCGATGTTGAAAATGTGGGCAATCTGATCAACCGAAAATGGGGCCAAATTCGCGAATACGGCTTCCCCTACACGGTAGCTGCGGTGCAGGTGCAGTGCCTGCAACGCGCGGTTCCGACCGGCACCGCGCCGGGCGCGGCGCAAGTGAGCGACACGTCGCAGGCGTGCGCGCAGTACCGTTACACCGCAGCGAACGTCGCGCCGGACCAGCAGAACGTGATCTCGTCGCGTCAGTCGCTTTACTCGGTCCGCATCGGCGCGCGTTTCACCTTCTGA
- a CDS encoding sensor histidine kinase, with protein sequence MATSVTSVSAAPAPSAYAGTPERPLFVRPFFENKASAFWKLQAVGWTGYLVLRSVSSLSSNASLQVIISVLIESIIGYCITLLLSTLYGHYRRLPRVTGILLSIFTLAAATFLYATLNAFSFSLIRLAAPGVDLSLLLAALFLSFTALAGWSALYFGINFYLILEEQIDQNVHLENQASSAQLAMLRYQLNPHFLFNTLNSISTLVLLKQTERANAMLSRLSSFLRYTLANEPTAHVTVSQEVETLKLYLEIEKMRFEDRLRPKFEIDPAAEKARLPSMLLQPLVENAIKYAVTPQEDGAEICVTVRLVGDRVLLGVSDTGPGLMPTKSRPSLSTGVGIANIRERLAQAYGPDHRFDVRAMPTGGFGVEIEIPYQLEVPNREV encoded by the coding sequence ATGGCGACTTCCGTGACTTCCGTCTCCGCTGCTCCTGCCCCGTCCGCTTACGCCGGCACGCCGGAGCGCCCGCTGTTCGTCCGGCCGTTCTTCGAAAACAAGGCGTCGGCGTTCTGGAAGCTTCAGGCGGTCGGATGGACCGGCTACCTGGTGCTGCGCTCGGTATCGTCGCTCAGCAGCAATGCGTCGTTGCAGGTGATCATCTCGGTGCTGATCGAGTCGATCATCGGCTATTGCATCACGCTGCTGCTCTCGACGCTATATGGGCATTACCGGCGGTTGCCGCGCGTCACTGGGATCCTGCTGTCGATCTTCACGCTGGCGGCGGCGACCTTCCTCTATGCAACCCTCAACGCCTTCTCGTTCAGCCTGATCCGGCTGGCGGCGCCCGGGGTCGACCTTTCGCTGCTGCTTGCGGCACTTTTTCTCAGCTTCACGGCGCTGGCGGGCTGGTCGGCGCTGTACTTCGGGATCAATTTCTACCTGATCCTCGAGGAGCAGATCGACCAGAACGTGCACCTGGAGAATCAGGCGTCGTCGGCGCAGCTGGCGATGCTGCGTTACCAGCTGAACCCGCACTTCCTGTTCAACACGCTCAATTCGATCTCGACGTTGGTGCTGCTCAAGCAGACCGAGCGCGCGAATGCGATGCTGAGCCGGTTGTCGTCGTTCCTCCGCTACACGCTGGCCAACGAGCCGACTGCACATGTCACGGTGTCACAGGAGGTCGAGACACTGAAGCTCTATCTCGAAATCGAGAAGATGCGTTTCGAGGACCGGCTGCGTCCGAAATTCGAGATCGATCCGGCGGCAGAGAAGGCACGGCTGCCGTCGATGCTGCTGCAGCCGCTGGTCGAAAATGCGATCAAATATGCAGTGACGCCGCAGGAGGACGGCGCCGAAATCTGCGTTACCGTTCGGCTCGTCGGCGACAGGGTGCTGCTCGGCGTATCCGACACCGGACCGGGTTTGATGCCGACGAAATCGCGGCCAAGCCTTTCAACCGGCGTGGGCATCGCCAATATCAGGGAGCGGTTGGCGCAGGCTTACGGGCCGGACCACCGCTTCGATGTGCGCGCCATGCCGACGGGCGGGTTCGGGGTCGAGATCGAGATCCCGTACCAGCTCGAAGTACCCAATAGAGAGGTGTGA
- a CDS encoding LytR/AlgR family response regulator transcription factor has product MTIRTILVDDEPLAIQGLELRLAVHDDVEIIAKCQNGREAISAIKTHKPDLVFLDIQMPGFDGFSVVQGLMDVEPPLFVFVTAYSDHAIRAFEAQATDYLMKPVEESRLADTLDRVRQRLSERQSAGEAEKLKEALAEHAPEAAAEMADGGDAVNASRFEKMINIKDRGQIFRVDVDTIERIDAAGDYMCIYTGDNTLILRETMKDLEKRLDPRRFQRIHRSTIVNLDLVKEVKPHTNGECFLVLGSGANVKVSRSYRDVVARFVH; this is encoded by the coding sequence ATGACCATTCGTACCATCCTCGTCGACGACGAGCCGCTTGCGATCCAGGGATTGGAACTCCGCCTGGCGGTGCACGACGACGTCGAGATCATCGCCAAGTGCCAGAACGGTCGCGAGGCGATCAGCGCGATCAAGACCCACAAGCCCGACCTCGTTTTCCTCGACATTCAGATGCCTGGGTTTGACGGCTTTTCGGTCGTGCAGGGCCTCATGGACGTAGAGCCACCGTTGTTCGTGTTCGTCACCGCCTATTCGGACCACGCGATCCGCGCGTTCGAGGCGCAGGCGACCGATTACCTGATGAAGCCGGTCGAAGAATCGCGCCTGGCCGACACGCTCGATCGTGTCCGGCAGCGATTGTCGGAGCGGCAAAGCGCGGGCGAGGCCGAAAAACTGAAGGAGGCGTTGGCGGAGCATGCGCCCGAAGCGGCCGCGGAAATGGCCGATGGCGGCGACGCGGTGAACGCCAGTCGTTTCGAGAAGATGATCAACATCAAGGATCGTGGTCAGATCTTCCGGGTCGACGTCGACACGATCGAGCGGATCGACGCCGCCGGCGACTATATGTGCATCTACACCGGCGACAACACCCTGATCCTGCGTGAGACGATGAAGGACCTGGAGAAGCGGCTCGATCCGCGGCGATTCCAGCGCATTCACCGCTCGACGATCGTCAACCTCGACCTCGTGAAGGAAGTGAAACCGCATACCAACGGCGAATGCTTCCTGGTGCTGGGGTCGGGCGCAAACGTGAAAGTGAGCCGGAGCTATCGCGACGTGGTGGCGCGCTTCGTCCATTGA